A genomic window from Silene latifolia isolate original U9 population chromosome 11, ASM4854445v1, whole genome shotgun sequence includes:
- the LOC141611094 gene encoding ABC transporter C family member 3-like isoform X1, with the protein MKMRSMVVLLECMKDVLMKDTSIYRTLTLFYIPIPHKFLNFLTFRKQKHNINLFSARIFRNHSKTMEKLMGFSQILSLITVKQYPVLNFLKNPIFLRESSILIHSILFFGVIISWLCQYFLRNVHEHHKVYKIHKVRNFWCYNSVLFSSLFLSSYNLILFGINYFYWYDSGWSDDKLVTLFDLATQVFTWLIMSVYLHSKFHHSYAVKFPVLLRIWWGFYLVFSCYCLVIDIVQCGKNCLPIQVLVSDFVYVISGILFCSSTIFWKVIREDSNVLEPLLNVNGNGIVELRNSFNSERDGIYSNASVFSSVTFSWVGSLITKGYKKTLDLEDVPPLSGKDDVEESYEVFKKFMESPKEGSDKVTTLKLVKSLISTTWVNILLTGILCLLNTLASYVGPYLIETFVQYLNGRRVFKNEGFVLVSAFFVAKLVESFAKRHWLFRLQVIGVRAKAVLIETIYKKSLTLSGLSKQGHTSGEMINLMSVDAERVGDFAWYIHDPWMVIVKIVLALLLLYKSLGLASIAALVATIVIMLVNYPLATLGEKYQQTLMECKDRRMKATSEILKNMRILKLQAWELKFLSKIIELRNVETGWLKKFLYAQAITTFVFWGTPTFVSVVTFGTCMLMGIPLESGKILSALATFRILQEPIYDLPDTISMIIQTKVSLDRIASFLCLDDLDPKTVERLPKVDSEVAVEISEGNFSWDPSVPSPTLKDINLKVHHGMRVAVCGTVGSGKSTLLSCILGEVPKISGFLRMSGSTAYVPQSPWIQSGKIVDNILFGQEMDHERYDKVLEACSLKKDLEILSFGDQTIIGERGINLSGGQKQRIQIARAMYQDADIYLFDDPFSAVDAHTGSHLFKECLLELLKSKTVVYVTHQVEFLPTADLILVMKEGRILQAGKYNDILALGTDFMELVGAHEQALSALDAVEPETEKPVVHMSHSDDKSLKDETITSDRGKADDVVLPEAQLVQDEEREKGRVGLSVYWKFITTAYGGALVPFILFSQILFQVLQILSNYWMAWATPVSADAKPAVDGKTLLLVYVGLAIGSAFCILARATLLVTAAYKTANVLFSKMHSCIFRAPMSFFDATPSGRILNRASTDQSAVDMTIPTQVGAFAFSLIQLLGIIVVMSQVAWQVFVIFIPVTAICVWYQQHYLPSARELCRLSGITKAPVIQHFAETISGATTIRSFNQESRFCKTSIELISGYSRPKFYSAAAMEWLCLRLDLLSSITFAFSLIFLVSFPVGLIDPGIAGLSVTYGLNLNMIQGWVMRNLCNMENKIISVERILQYTSISSEPPLVVEENRPDTSWLSHGQLEIRDLKVRYAPHMPLVLKGISCTFYGGKKTGIVGRTGSGKSTLIQALFRIVEPAAGQIMLDGINICSIGLHDLRSRLSIIPQDPTMFEGTVRTNLDPLEEYSDDQIWEALDKCQLGDEVRKKDGKLDSIVSENGENWSMGQRQLVCLGRVLLKRSKVLVLDEATASVDTATDNLIQQTLREHFSDSTVIIIAHRITSVIDSDMVLLLSHGLVEECDTPSRLLDNKSSSFSKLVAEYASRGNSRVEKVSG; encoded by the exons ATGAAAATGAGGAGCATGGTGGTCCTCCTTGAGTGTATGAAGGACGTCCTCATGAAAGACACAAGTATTTATCGTACATTAACCTTGTTCTACATTCCCATTCCCCACAAATTTTTGAACTTTCTAACCTTCAGAAaacaaaaacacaacatcaacttgTTTTCTGCCAGAATTTTCAGAAATCATTCAAAAACCATGGAAAAATTAATGGGTTTTTCACAAATCCTCTCTTTAATCACTGTTAAACAATACCCAGTTCTTAATTTTCTTAAAAATCCAATCTTTTTAAGAGAATCATCAATTTTAATACACTCAATTTTGTTTTTTGGTGTTATAATTTCATGGTTATGTCAATATTTTCTAAGAAATGTTCATGAACATCACAAAGTTTACAAAATTCACAAAGTTAGAAACTTTTGGTGTTATAACTCTGTTTTGTTTTCTTCATTATTCCTTTCTTCATATAATCTAATTCTATTTggaattaattatttttattggTATGATTCTGGTTGGTCAGATGATAAATTAGTAACCCTTTTCGATTTAGCAACTCAGGTGTTTACTTGGTTGATTATGTCTGTTTATTTGCACAGTAAATTTCACCATTCATATGCAGTAAAATTTCCTGTTTTACTGAGAATTTGGTGGGGGTTTTACCTTGTTTTCTCTTGTTACTGTTTGGTCATTGATATAGTTCAATGTGGTAAAAACTGTTTGCCAATTCAAGTTTTGGTATCGGATTTTGTGTATGTTATATCCGGGATTTTGTTTTGTTCGAGCACGATTTTTTGGAAGGTAATTAGGGAGGATAGTAATGTTCTAGAGCCCCTTTTGAATGTTAATGGTAATGGTATTGTAGAATTAAGAAATAGTTTTAATAGTGAAAGAGACGGAATTTATTCGAATGCTAGTGTATTTAGTAGTGTGACATTCAGTTGGGTAGGATCATTGATCACCAAGGGTTATAAGAAAACCTTAGATCTTGAGGATGTTCCTCCGCTTTCGGGTAAAGACGATGTTGAGGAGTCATATGAGGTTTTTAAGAAGTTTATGGAGTCTCCTAAGGAGGGTAGTGATAAGGTGACAACTTTGAAGCTTGTAAAATCCTTGATTTCTACCACTTGGGTGAATATCCTATTGACTGGTATACTTTGTTTGTTGAATACCTTAGCGTCTTATGTCGGTCCGTACCTTATTGAGACCTTTGTTCAATACCTTAATGGTAGGAGGGTGTTTAAGAATGAAGGTTTTGTCTTAGTTTCGGCTTTTTTTGTTGCCAAGCTTGTAGAATCCTTTGCTAAGAGGCATTGGTTATTTAGGCTTCAAGTGATTGGTGTGAGGGCAAAAGCCGTGCTTATTGAGACCATTTATAAGAAGTCATTGACGCTGTCTGGTCTATCAAAGCAAGGTCATACTAGTGGGGAAATGATCAATCTAATGTCTGTTGATGCGGAGAGGGTAGGTGATTTTGCTTGGTATATTCATGATCCTTGGATGGTGATTGTAAAAATAGTACTAGCATTGTTACTTTTGTATAAAAGTCTCGGTCTTGCTTCAATTGCCGCGTTAGTTGCTACTATTGTCATCATGCTAGTCAATTATCCCTTAGCAACCTTAGGGGAGAAGTATCAGCAGACCCTAATGGAATGTAAGGATAGGAGAATGAAAGCTACGTCCGAGATTTTGAAGAATATGAGGATACTTAAGCTTCAGGCTTGGGAGTTGAAATTCCTGTCGAAAATTATTGAGCTAAGGAATGTGGAGACTGGATGGTTAAAGAAGTTTCTGTATGCTCAAGCAATAACAACATTTGTTTTCTGGGGTACCCCAACATTTGTCTCGGTGGTGACTTTCGGTACATGTATGCTTATGGGCATTCCTCTTGAATCGGGCAAGATTTTATCGGCTCTTGCTACGTTCAGGATTCTTCAGGAGCCTATTTACGATCTTCCTGACACAATCTCTATGATAATTCAGACAAAAGTTTCGCTTGATAGAATTGCCTCTTTTCTCTGCCTTGATGACTTAGACCCGAAAACTGTAGAAAGACTACCTAAAGTCGACTCTGAAGTTGCAGTTGAGATATCTGAGGGAAACTTTAGCTGGGACCCATCTGTCCCAAGTCCGACATTGAAGGACATTAATCTTAAAGTTCACCATGGCATGAGGGTAGCAGTTTGTGGTACAGTTGGTTCAGGGAAATCAACCTTACTGTCATGTATACTGGGAGAAGTACCGAAGATTTCTGGATTTCTAAGAATGAGTGGATCAACTGCATATGTTCCACAATCCCCTTGGATTCAGAGTGGCAAGATAGTCGATAACATTTTGTTCGGCCAGGAAATGGATCATGAAAGATATGATAAGGTCTTAGAAGCATGTTCATTGAAGAAGGATTTGGAGATTTTGTCTTTCGGAGACCAGACTATTATTGGCGAGAGAGGTATTAATTTGAGTGGTGGTCAGAAACAAAGGATACAAATTGCGCGTGCTATGTACCAAGACGCGGACATATATCTATTTGATGATCCTTTTAGTGCCGTTGATGCTCACACTGGCAGTCATCTGTTTAAG GAGTGTCTGCTTGAGCTTTTAAAGTCCAAGACTGTAGTATATGTCACACACCAAGTTGAATTCTTGCCTACTGCAGACCTGATCTTG GTCATGAAAGAAGGGAGGATATTGCAAGCCGGAAAATACAATGATATACTCGCTTTAGGAACCGACTTCATGGAACTTGTTGGAGCACATGAACAAGCCTTGTCTGCCCTTGATGCAGTTGAGCCTGAAACAGAAAAGCCGGTAGTTCATATGTCTCATAGTGATGATAAATCCTTAAAGGATGAAACCATTACTTCTGACAGAGGAAAAGCCGATGATGTAGTTCTGCCTGAAGCCCAACTTGTGCAAGATGAAGAGAGGGAGAAAGGCAGAGTTGGACTTTCGGTTTATTGGAAGTTTATCACAACAGCATATGGGGGAGCTTTGGTGCCCTTCATATTATTCTCTCAGATTCTGTTTCAGGTTCTTCAAATCTTAAGTAACTATTGGATGGCTTGGGCAACCCCTGTCTCAGCTGATGCTAAACCCGCTGTGGATGGTAAAACTCTGCTGTTAGTTTATGTCGGTTTAGCCATTGGAAGTGCCTTTTGTATCCTTGCAAGGGCAACCCTACTTGTGACCGCAGCATACAAGACTGCGAATGTTCTTTTCAGTAAGATGCACTCGTGCATCTTTCGTGCTCCAATGTCGTTTTTTGATGCTACCCCAAGTGGGCGGATCTTAAACCGG GCATCTACAGATCAAAGTGCTGTTGATATGACTATTCCGACTCAAGTTGGTGCATTTGCGTTCTCTTTGATTCAACTGTTGGGAATTATTGTGGTGATGTCACAAGTCGCCTGGCAGGTTTTCGTAATTTTCATACCTGTCACTGCAATCTGCGTGTGGTACCAG CAACATTATTTACCATCAGCACGAGAACTTTGTCGATTGAGTGGAATTACTAAAGCTCCAGTGATCCAGCACTTTGCTGAGACTATATCAGGAGCAACAACAATTCGGAGCTTCAATCAGGAATCAAGATtctgtaaaacaagtattgagcTTATTAGTGGATATTCAAGACCAAAGTTTTACTCTGCTGCCGCAATGGAATGGCTTTGCCTTCGCTTGGACTTGTTGTCGTCAATTACATTTGCCTTTTCACTGATCTTTCTTGTATCCTTTCCAGTCGGATTGATTGACCCTG GAATTGCTGGTCTCTCTGTCACATATGGACTCAATCTGAACATGATACAAGGCTGGGTGATGCGGAATTTATGCAATATGGAGAATAAAATCATATCAGTTGAGAGAATCCTTCAATACACCTCTATATCAAGTGAGCCTCCACTTGTTGTCGAAGAGAATAGGCCAGACACATCCTGGCTTTCTCATGGACAACTCGAAATTAGAGACCTTAAG GTTCGTTATGCTCCACATATGCCGCTTGTGTTAAAGGGTATTTCATGTACCTTCTACGGAGGAAAAAAGACTGGCATCGTAGGAAGAACTGGCAGTGGTAAATCGACCCTCATTCAGGCACTGTTTCGCATTGTTGAGCCTGCTGCTGGACAGATTATGTTGGATGGGATTAACATATGTTCAATTGGGCTACACGATTTACGATCCAGATTAAGTATCATCCCACAGGATCCGACTATGTTTGAAGGGACTGTCCGGACCAACTTGGATCCGCTTGAAGAGTACAGTGATGATCAAATATGGGAG GCCCTTGACAAGTGTCAGCTTGGGGACGAAGTCAGAAAGAAAGACGGAAAGCTTGATTCAATAG TTTCGGAAAATGGTGAGAATTGGAGTATGGGCCAGAGGCAGCTAGTGTGCCTAGGCCGGGTGCTTCTTAAGAGAAGCAAAGTACTGGTTCTCGATGAAGCCACAGCATCAGTCGACACTGCAACCGATAATCTTATTCAACAAACATTAAGGGAACATTTCTCAGATTCGACAGTGATTATTATTGCACACAGGATCACATCAGTTATTGATAGTGATATGGTGTTGCTCTTAAGCCACGGACTTGTCGAGGAATGTGATACCCCCTCAAGGTTGCTAGACAACAAGTCATCGTCTTTCTCAAAACTTGTTGCTGAGTATGCGTCAAGGGGAAATTCTCGTGTAGAGAAAGTATCTGGCTAA
- the LOC141611094 gene encoding ABC transporter C family member 3-like isoform X2 has product MKDTSIYRTLTLFYIPIPHKFLNFLTFRKQKHNINLFSARIFRNHSKTMEKLMGFSQILSLITVKQYPVLNFLKNPIFLRESSILIHSILFFGVIISWLCQYFLRNVHEHHKVYKIHKVRNFWCYNSVLFSSLFLSSYNLILFGINYFYWYDSGWSDDKLVTLFDLATQVFTWLIMSVYLHSKFHHSYAVKFPVLLRIWWGFYLVFSCYCLVIDIVQCGKNCLPIQVLVSDFVYVISGILFCSSTIFWKVIREDSNVLEPLLNVNGNGIVELRNSFNSERDGIYSNASVFSSVTFSWVGSLITKGYKKTLDLEDVPPLSGKDDVEESYEVFKKFMESPKEGSDKVTTLKLVKSLISTTWVNILLTGILCLLNTLASYVGPYLIETFVQYLNGRRVFKNEGFVLVSAFFVAKLVESFAKRHWLFRLQVIGVRAKAVLIETIYKKSLTLSGLSKQGHTSGEMINLMSVDAERVGDFAWYIHDPWMVIVKIVLALLLLYKSLGLASIAALVATIVIMLVNYPLATLGEKYQQTLMECKDRRMKATSEILKNMRILKLQAWELKFLSKIIELRNVETGWLKKFLYAQAITTFVFWGTPTFVSVVTFGTCMLMGIPLESGKILSALATFRILQEPIYDLPDTISMIIQTKVSLDRIASFLCLDDLDPKTVERLPKVDSEVAVEISEGNFSWDPSVPSPTLKDINLKVHHGMRVAVCGTVGSGKSTLLSCILGEVPKISGFLRMSGSTAYVPQSPWIQSGKIVDNILFGQEMDHERYDKVLEACSLKKDLEILSFGDQTIIGERGINLSGGQKQRIQIARAMYQDADIYLFDDPFSAVDAHTGSHLFKECLLELLKSKTVVYVTHQVEFLPTADLILVMKEGRILQAGKYNDILALGTDFMELVGAHEQALSALDAVEPETEKPVVHMSHSDDKSLKDETITSDRGKADDVVLPEAQLVQDEEREKGRVGLSVYWKFITTAYGGALVPFILFSQILFQVLQILSNYWMAWATPVSADAKPAVDGKTLLLVYVGLAIGSAFCILARATLLVTAAYKTANVLFSKMHSCIFRAPMSFFDATPSGRILNRASTDQSAVDMTIPTQVGAFAFSLIQLLGIIVVMSQVAWQVFVIFIPVTAICVWYQQHYLPSARELCRLSGITKAPVIQHFAETISGATTIRSFNQESRFCKTSIELISGYSRPKFYSAAAMEWLCLRLDLLSSITFAFSLIFLVSFPVGLIDPGIAGLSVTYGLNLNMIQGWVMRNLCNMENKIISVERILQYTSISSEPPLVVEENRPDTSWLSHGQLEIRDLKVRYAPHMPLVLKGISCTFYGGKKTGIVGRTGSGKSTLIQALFRIVEPAAGQIMLDGINICSIGLHDLRSRLSIIPQDPTMFEGTVRTNLDPLEEYSDDQIWEALDKCQLGDEVRKKDGKLDSIVSENGENWSMGQRQLVCLGRVLLKRSKVLVLDEATASVDTATDNLIQQTLREHFSDSTVIIIAHRITSVIDSDMVLLLSHGLVEECDTPSRLLDNKSSSFSKLVAEYASRGNSRVEKVSG; this is encoded by the exons ATGAAAGACACAAGTATTTATCGTACATTAACCTTGTTCTACATTCCCATTCCCCACAAATTTTTGAACTTTCTAACCTTCAGAAaacaaaaacacaacatcaacttgTTTTCTGCCAGAATTTTCAGAAATCATTCAAAAACCATGGAAAAATTAATGGGTTTTTCACAAATCCTCTCTTTAATCACTGTTAAACAATACCCAGTTCTTAATTTTCTTAAAAATCCAATCTTTTTAAGAGAATCATCAATTTTAATACACTCAATTTTGTTTTTTGGTGTTATAATTTCATGGTTATGTCAATATTTTCTAAGAAATGTTCATGAACATCACAAAGTTTACAAAATTCACAAAGTTAGAAACTTTTGGTGTTATAACTCTGTTTTGTTTTCTTCATTATTCCTTTCTTCATATAATCTAATTCTATTTggaattaattatttttattggTATGATTCTGGTTGGTCAGATGATAAATTAGTAACCCTTTTCGATTTAGCAACTCAGGTGTTTACTTGGTTGATTATGTCTGTTTATTTGCACAGTAAATTTCACCATTCATATGCAGTAAAATTTCCTGTTTTACTGAGAATTTGGTGGGGGTTTTACCTTGTTTTCTCTTGTTACTGTTTGGTCATTGATATAGTTCAATGTGGTAAAAACTGTTTGCCAATTCAAGTTTTGGTATCGGATTTTGTGTATGTTATATCCGGGATTTTGTTTTGTTCGAGCACGATTTTTTGGAAGGTAATTAGGGAGGATAGTAATGTTCTAGAGCCCCTTTTGAATGTTAATGGTAATGGTATTGTAGAATTAAGAAATAGTTTTAATAGTGAAAGAGACGGAATTTATTCGAATGCTAGTGTATTTAGTAGTGTGACATTCAGTTGGGTAGGATCATTGATCACCAAGGGTTATAAGAAAACCTTAGATCTTGAGGATGTTCCTCCGCTTTCGGGTAAAGACGATGTTGAGGAGTCATATGAGGTTTTTAAGAAGTTTATGGAGTCTCCTAAGGAGGGTAGTGATAAGGTGACAACTTTGAAGCTTGTAAAATCCTTGATTTCTACCACTTGGGTGAATATCCTATTGACTGGTATACTTTGTTTGTTGAATACCTTAGCGTCTTATGTCGGTCCGTACCTTATTGAGACCTTTGTTCAATACCTTAATGGTAGGAGGGTGTTTAAGAATGAAGGTTTTGTCTTAGTTTCGGCTTTTTTTGTTGCCAAGCTTGTAGAATCCTTTGCTAAGAGGCATTGGTTATTTAGGCTTCAAGTGATTGGTGTGAGGGCAAAAGCCGTGCTTATTGAGACCATTTATAAGAAGTCATTGACGCTGTCTGGTCTATCAAAGCAAGGTCATACTAGTGGGGAAATGATCAATCTAATGTCTGTTGATGCGGAGAGGGTAGGTGATTTTGCTTGGTATATTCATGATCCTTGGATGGTGATTGTAAAAATAGTACTAGCATTGTTACTTTTGTATAAAAGTCTCGGTCTTGCTTCAATTGCCGCGTTAGTTGCTACTATTGTCATCATGCTAGTCAATTATCCCTTAGCAACCTTAGGGGAGAAGTATCAGCAGACCCTAATGGAATGTAAGGATAGGAGAATGAAAGCTACGTCCGAGATTTTGAAGAATATGAGGATACTTAAGCTTCAGGCTTGGGAGTTGAAATTCCTGTCGAAAATTATTGAGCTAAGGAATGTGGAGACTGGATGGTTAAAGAAGTTTCTGTATGCTCAAGCAATAACAACATTTGTTTTCTGGGGTACCCCAACATTTGTCTCGGTGGTGACTTTCGGTACATGTATGCTTATGGGCATTCCTCTTGAATCGGGCAAGATTTTATCGGCTCTTGCTACGTTCAGGATTCTTCAGGAGCCTATTTACGATCTTCCTGACACAATCTCTATGATAATTCAGACAAAAGTTTCGCTTGATAGAATTGCCTCTTTTCTCTGCCTTGATGACTTAGACCCGAAAACTGTAGAAAGACTACCTAAAGTCGACTCTGAAGTTGCAGTTGAGATATCTGAGGGAAACTTTAGCTGGGACCCATCTGTCCCAAGTCCGACATTGAAGGACATTAATCTTAAAGTTCACCATGGCATGAGGGTAGCAGTTTGTGGTACAGTTGGTTCAGGGAAATCAACCTTACTGTCATGTATACTGGGAGAAGTACCGAAGATTTCTGGATTTCTAAGAATGAGTGGATCAACTGCATATGTTCCACAATCCCCTTGGATTCAGAGTGGCAAGATAGTCGATAACATTTTGTTCGGCCAGGAAATGGATCATGAAAGATATGATAAGGTCTTAGAAGCATGTTCATTGAAGAAGGATTTGGAGATTTTGTCTTTCGGAGACCAGACTATTATTGGCGAGAGAGGTATTAATTTGAGTGGTGGTCAGAAACAAAGGATACAAATTGCGCGTGCTATGTACCAAGACGCGGACATATATCTATTTGATGATCCTTTTAGTGCCGTTGATGCTCACACTGGCAGTCATCTGTTTAAG GAGTGTCTGCTTGAGCTTTTAAAGTCCAAGACTGTAGTATATGTCACACACCAAGTTGAATTCTTGCCTACTGCAGACCTGATCTTG GTCATGAAAGAAGGGAGGATATTGCAAGCCGGAAAATACAATGATATACTCGCTTTAGGAACCGACTTCATGGAACTTGTTGGAGCACATGAACAAGCCTTGTCTGCCCTTGATGCAGTTGAGCCTGAAACAGAAAAGCCGGTAGTTCATATGTCTCATAGTGATGATAAATCCTTAAAGGATGAAACCATTACTTCTGACAGAGGAAAAGCCGATGATGTAGTTCTGCCTGAAGCCCAACTTGTGCAAGATGAAGAGAGGGAGAAAGGCAGAGTTGGACTTTCGGTTTATTGGAAGTTTATCACAACAGCATATGGGGGAGCTTTGGTGCCCTTCATATTATTCTCTCAGATTCTGTTTCAGGTTCTTCAAATCTTAAGTAACTATTGGATGGCTTGGGCAACCCCTGTCTCAGCTGATGCTAAACCCGCTGTGGATGGTAAAACTCTGCTGTTAGTTTATGTCGGTTTAGCCATTGGAAGTGCCTTTTGTATCCTTGCAAGGGCAACCCTACTTGTGACCGCAGCATACAAGACTGCGAATGTTCTTTTCAGTAAGATGCACTCGTGCATCTTTCGTGCTCCAATGTCGTTTTTTGATGCTACCCCAAGTGGGCGGATCTTAAACCGG GCATCTACAGATCAAAGTGCTGTTGATATGACTATTCCGACTCAAGTTGGTGCATTTGCGTTCTCTTTGATTCAACTGTTGGGAATTATTGTGGTGATGTCACAAGTCGCCTGGCAGGTTTTCGTAATTTTCATACCTGTCACTGCAATCTGCGTGTGGTACCAG CAACATTATTTACCATCAGCACGAGAACTTTGTCGATTGAGTGGAATTACTAAAGCTCCAGTGATCCAGCACTTTGCTGAGACTATATCAGGAGCAACAACAATTCGGAGCTTCAATCAGGAATCAAGATtctgtaaaacaagtattgagcTTATTAGTGGATATTCAAGACCAAAGTTTTACTCTGCTGCCGCAATGGAATGGCTTTGCCTTCGCTTGGACTTGTTGTCGTCAATTACATTTGCCTTTTCACTGATCTTTCTTGTATCCTTTCCAGTCGGATTGATTGACCCTG GAATTGCTGGTCTCTCTGTCACATATGGACTCAATCTGAACATGATACAAGGCTGGGTGATGCGGAATTTATGCAATATGGAGAATAAAATCATATCAGTTGAGAGAATCCTTCAATACACCTCTATATCAAGTGAGCCTCCACTTGTTGTCGAAGAGAATAGGCCAGACACATCCTGGCTTTCTCATGGACAACTCGAAATTAGAGACCTTAAG GTTCGTTATGCTCCACATATGCCGCTTGTGTTAAAGGGTATTTCATGTACCTTCTACGGAGGAAAAAAGACTGGCATCGTAGGAAGAACTGGCAGTGGTAAATCGACCCTCATTCAGGCACTGTTTCGCATTGTTGAGCCTGCTGCTGGACAGATTATGTTGGATGGGATTAACATATGTTCAATTGGGCTACACGATTTACGATCCAGATTAAGTATCATCCCACAGGATCCGACTATGTTTGAAGGGACTGTCCGGACCAACTTGGATCCGCTTGAAGAGTACAGTGATGATCAAATATGGGAG GCCCTTGACAAGTGTCAGCTTGGGGACGAAGTCAGAAAGAAAGACGGAAAGCTTGATTCAATAG TTTCGGAAAATGGTGAGAATTGGAGTATGGGCCAGAGGCAGCTAGTGTGCCTAGGCCGGGTGCTTCTTAAGAGAAGCAAAGTACTGGTTCTCGATGAAGCCACAGCATCAGTCGACACTGCAACCGATAATCTTATTCAACAAACATTAAGGGAACATTTCTCAGATTCGACAGTGATTATTATTGCACACAGGATCACATCAGTTATTGATAGTGATATGGTGTTGCTCTTAAGCCACGGACTTGTCGAGGAATGTGATACCCCCTCAAGGTTGCTAGACAACAAGTCATCGTCTTTCTCAAAACTTGTTGCTGAGTATGCGTCAAGGGGAAATTCTCGTGTAGAGAAAGTATCTGGCTAA